From a single Pseudomonas cremoricolorata genomic region:
- the pedF gene encoding cytochrome c-550 PedF, translating into MTTLTKALKRAVLLLGLTTAGSVLAHGNVTPTAVKTEGLTPLGSEWRAENPYRTGKDHDKAVEIGASAYNQNCAACHGLEAKSGGIAPDLRQLDEGEAGDEWFVERVRNGAVRDGRVYMPKMADFLSQEALWAVRTYLDSVRVTE; encoded by the coding sequence ATGACAACCCTTACCAAGGCCCTGAAGCGTGCCGTGCTGCTGCTGGGCCTGACCACCGCCGGCAGCGTGCTCGCCCACGGCAATGTCACCCCCACTGCGGTCAAAACCGAAGGCCTGACGCCACTGGGCAGCGAATGGCGCGCAGAAAACCCTTATCGCACCGGCAAGGACCACGACAAGGCAGTGGAAATCGGTGCCTCGGCCTACAACCAGAACTGCGCGGCCTGCCACGGCCTGGAAGCCAAGTCCGGCGGCATCGCGCCCGACCTGCGTCAGCTCGATGAGGGCGAAGCGGGGGACGAGTGGTTCGTCGAACGGGTGCGCAACGGCGCGGTGCGTGATGGCCGGGTGTACATGCCGAAGATGGCGGATTTCCTCAGCCAGGAAGCGCTATGGGCGGTGCGCACGTACCTGGACAGTGTGCGTGTGACCGAGTGA
- a CDS encoding arsenic transporter produces MPAFDSSVAIWTIAAVATAAVILRPWRVPEWIWAVSGAVLLTVIGLIAPRAALAAVAEGRDVYLFLVGMMVLAELSRQQGLFDWLAMYAVQHAKGSGQRLFDLVFLVGTVVTVFLSNDATAVVLTPAVYAACRAAKAPPLPYLFICAFIANAASFVLPISNPANLVVFGSDMPALLDWLRLFSLPSLAAIGLTYLMLRWAVRGQIRQPLALQVTLQPLSSGGRLCALGIALTAAVLLGASALHWELGLPTFCAGLLTAGLIHLRQRRSPVPVLKNVAWGVLPLVAGLFVLVEAVAQTGVIERLAHGLQQLAAHSPAQASWAAGLLSALAGNLMNNLPTGLVAGSIGNLSDLPAQTTGALLIGVDLGPNLSITGSLATLLWLAAIRREGEHVGAWDFLRLGLLVMPPALIGALALLHV; encoded by the coding sequence ATGCCTGCATTCGATTCTTCAGTCGCCATCTGGACCATCGCCGCCGTCGCCACCGCCGCGGTCATTCTGCGCCCCTGGCGGGTGCCGGAATGGATCTGGGCGGTGAGCGGTGCCGTGCTGTTGACCGTCATCGGCCTGATCGCGCCGCGCGCCGCGCTGGCAGCGGTGGCCGAGGGGCGCGACGTGTATTTGTTTCTGGTGGGGATGATGGTGCTGGCTGAGCTGTCGCGTCAGCAGGGGCTGTTCGACTGGCTGGCGATGTATGCGGTGCAGCACGCCAAAGGCTCGGGGCAGCGTCTGTTCGACTTGGTGTTTCTAGTCGGCACCGTGGTCACGGTGTTTCTTTCCAACGACGCCACCGCCGTGGTGCTGACACCGGCGGTCTACGCCGCCTGCCGCGCGGCCAAGGCACCGCCGCTGCCGTACCTGTTCATCTGCGCCTTCATCGCCAATGCCGCAAGCTTCGTGCTGCCGATCTCCAATCCGGCCAACCTGGTGGTGTTCGGCAGCGACATGCCGGCGCTGCTCGACTGGCTGCGCCTGTTCAGCCTGCCGTCGCTGGCCGCCATCGGCCTGACCTACCTGATGCTGCGCTGGGCCGTGCGCGGGCAGATTCGCCAGCCGTTGGCGCTACAGGTGACGCTGCAACCGCTGTCCAGCGGCGGGCGCTTGTGCGCGCTGGGCATCGCGCTCACCGCAGCGGTACTGCTCGGGGCCTCGGCCCTGCACTGGGAGCTGGGCCTGCCGACCTTCTGCGCGGGGCTGTTGACTGCCGGGCTGATTCACCTGCGCCAACGGCGCTCGCCGGTGCCGGTGCTGAAGAACGTGGCGTGGGGGGTGTTGCCGCTGGTGGCGGGCTTGTTCGTGCTGGTCGAGGCGGTGGCGCAGACCGGGGTCATCGAACGTCTGGCGCACGGCCTGCAGCAATTGGCGGCGCATTCTCCGGCGCAGGCGAGCTGGGCGGCTGGCCTGTTGTCGGCGTTGGCCGGCAACCTGATGAACAACCTGCCCACCGGGCTGGTGGCAGGTTCGATCGGCAACCTCAGTGACCTGCCCGCGCAGACCACCGGGGCGCTGCTGATCGGCGTCGACCTGGGCCCCAACCTGTCCATCACAGGTTCCTTGGCCACCTTGCTGTGGCTGGCAGCCATTCGCCGGGAAGGTGAGCATGTCGGGGCCTGGGACTTCCTGCGCCTGGGCCTGCTGGTGATGCCGCCAGCGCTGATCGGCGCGCTGGCCTTACTTCACGTTTGA
- a CDS encoding MmgE/PrpD family protein — MSNSLSERLADALLNTRPRDLERQLARDGLVDYFACLLPVHLGLLQDAGLAPVRQVYPAQHSVDNHALQLGYMSHALDFDDYHATFRGHPSTVVLSTLLAFLAHPAEVAQHERLLDAYVIGVELAGRLGKAIGTRHYAAGLHSTATLGVIAATGAACHLLQLSAQHTQIALGLAATQAAGLRAQFGSAAKALHAGLAARQAVNSVQLAASGFAAQPQQVLEQMLEVLGFGVAQPEALLADWGAPWRIVSPGLEFKRYPTCGGTHSAIEAAFALRAAEGFALEQIAAIEVSFPPGADTAPSIRQAHTGVEARFSLEYVIADALRNGEVALPRYTDGPVDAQIAALASKVQRVPDLSAPADELDPDKRFHRLTLTLTDGSQRSHCVTRMQTVALPTDVRGKLQRNLQDWPQAQRVALAADLELPDDAALQRLLSLIRCP; from the coding sequence TTGAGTAATTCCCTGAGCGAGCGGCTGGCCGACGCGCTATTGAACACCCGACCACGGGACCTCGAACGCCAGCTCGCCCGCGATGGGCTGGTGGACTACTTTGCCTGCCTGTTGCCGGTGCACCTGGGGCTGCTTCAGGACGCTGGCCTTGCGCCGGTGCGTCAGGTCTATCCGGCGCAGCACAGTGTCGACAACCACGCCCTGCAACTGGGCTACATGAGCCATGCGCTGGACTTCGACGATTATCACGCCACCTTCCGCGGCCACCCGAGCACGGTGGTGCTCTCGACCCTGCTGGCGTTTTTGGCGCACCCTGCCGAGGTCGCGCAACACGAGCGCTTACTCGATGCCTACGTGATCGGTGTCGAGTTGGCAGGGCGCCTGGGCAAGGCCATTGGCACCCGGCACTACGCCGCCGGCCTGCACAGCACCGCAACGCTGGGGGTGATCGCCGCCACGGGCGCGGCGTGCCACCTGTTGCAACTGAGTGCCCAGCACACGCAAATCGCCCTGGGCCTGGCCGCAACCCAGGCTGCGGGGCTGCGCGCGCAGTTCGGCAGTGCGGCCAAGGCGCTGCACGCAGGCCTTGCGGCGCGTCAGGCAGTCAACAGTGTGCAACTGGCGGCCAGTGGTTTTGCAGCACAACCCCAGCAGGTGCTCGAGCAAATGCTCGAGGTGCTTGGCTTCGGCGTTGCCCAGCCCGAGGCGCTGCTGGCTGACTGGGGCGCGCCCTGGCGCATCGTCAGCCCCGGCCTGGAATTCAAGCGTTATCCCACCTGCGGCGGCACCCACAGCGCCATCGAAGCGGCATTCGCGCTGCGCGCCGCCGAGGGTTTCGCGCTCGAGCAGATCGCCGCCATCGAGGTGAGCTTTCCACCCGGCGCCGACACCGCGCCGTCGATTCGTCAGGCGCACACCGGTGTGGAGGCGCGTTTCAGCCTGGAATACGTGATCGCCGATGCCTTGCGCAACGGCGAGGTGGCGTTGCCGCGCTACACCGACGGCCCGGTCGATGCGCAGATCGCAGCGCTGGCGAGCAAGGTGCAGCGCGTGCCCGACCTCAGCGCCCCGGCCGATGAACTCGACCCCGACAAACGTTTCCACCGCCTCACCCTGACCCTCACAGATGGCAGCCAGCGCAGCCACTGCGTCACCCGCATGCAGACCGTCGCGCTGCCCACCGACGTGCGCGGCAAGCTGCAGCGCAACCTGCAAGACTGGCCGCAGGCGCAGCGCGTGGCACTGGCCGCAGACCTTGAACTGCCTGACGATGCGGCGTTGCAGCGGCTGCTTTCCCTCATTCGTTGCCCATAA
- a CDS encoding LLM class flavin-dependent oxidoreductase, which produces MSVSQTSPRQLRLGLFVQALGHHVGGWRADGAQGSPTDIDWFTWIAKTAEQGKFDMFFVGDALATSVHRLPSTMSRLEPLTLLSALAVQTRHIGLAATASTTFDEPFHLARALCSVDHISGGRMAWNVVTSFSADAARNFSREDLPSHADRYEVAREFLDVAFKLWDGWEEGAIVRDKHSGQYSDESKIHPANHKGKHFQVQGPLNIARSPQGRPVIIEAGSSPAGQQLAAQTAEVVFTAAASLEEGQAFYRSQKQFVRDAGRNPDHLLILPGVMPIVGRTREQAQAVWDQLNELVDIDNGIEQLSARFGTDMRAYPLDGPVPEIAATEGSQSRVKLLTELAARENLTLRQLAAVAAGSRGHRVVVGTAQDIADDFQQWLEQGGADGFNIMPAVLPEQLQLFVELVIPELQRRGLFRDEYQYSTLRENLGLPPVTDNFAAVAALASEKE; this is translated from the coding sequence ATGTCCGTGTCACAGACATCACCCCGTCAACTGCGTCTTGGCCTGTTCGTGCAGGCGCTGGGGCACCATGTCGGCGGCTGGCGCGCCGACGGTGCGCAAGGCTCACCGACCGATATCGACTGGTTCACCTGGATCGCCAAAACCGCCGAGCAGGGCAAGTTCGACATGTTCTTCGTCGGTGATGCCCTGGCCACCAGCGTGCACCGCCTGCCCTCGACCATGTCGCGCCTGGAACCGCTGACCTTGCTCTCGGCCCTGGCCGTGCAGACCCGTCACATCGGCCTGGCCGCGACCGCCTCGACCACCTTCGATGAGCCGTTCCACCTGGCCCGTGCGCTGTGCTCGGTCGACCACATCAGCGGCGGGCGCATGGCCTGGAACGTGGTCACCTCGTTCTCCGCCGATGCCGCGCGCAACTTCAGCCGTGAAGACCTGCCGTCCCACGCCGACCGCTACGAAGTGGCCCGCGAGTTCCTCGACGTCGCCTTCAAGCTCTGGGATGGCTGGGAAGAGGGCGCCATCGTGCGCGACAAGCACAGCGGCCAGTACAGCGACGAAAGCAAGATTCACCCGGCCAACCACAAGGGCAAGCACTTCCAGGTGCAGGGCCCGCTGAACATCGCCCGCTCGCCGCAAGGCCGTCCGGTGATCATCGAGGCCGGCTCCTCGCCGGCCGGCCAGCAACTGGCGGCGCAGACCGCCGAGGTGGTGTTCACAGCAGCCGCGTCGCTGGAGGAAGGCCAGGCCTTCTACCGCAGCCAGAAGCAGTTCGTGCGTGACGCCGGGCGCAATCCCGATCACCTGCTGATTCTGCCGGGGGTGATGCCCATCGTCGGCCGCACCCGTGAGCAGGCCCAGGCGGTGTGGGATCAGCTCAACGAGCTGGTGGACATCGACAACGGTATCGAACAGCTGTCGGCCCGTTTTGGCACCGACATGCGCGCCTATCCGCTGGATGGCCCAGTGCCGGAAATCGCGGCTACCGAGGGCAGCCAGAGCCGGGTCAAGCTGCTCACCGAGCTGGCCGCGCGGGAAAACCTCACCTTGCGCCAGCTTGCCGCCGTGGCCGCAGGGTCGCGCGGGCACCGCGTGGTGGTCGGCACCGCCCAAGACATCGCCGACGACTTCCAGCAGTGGCTCGAGCAGGGCGGCGCGGATGGTTTCAACATCATGCCGGCAGTACTGCCCGAGCAATTGCAGCTATTCGTCGAACTGGTGATCCCTGAGTTGCAGCGCCGCGGCCTGTTCCGCGACGAGTACCAGTATTCGACCCTGCGTGAAAACCTCGGCCTGCCGCCGGTCACCGACAACTTTGCCGCCGTCGCCGCACTGGCGAGCGAGAAGGAATAA
- a CDS encoding ABC transporter substrate-binding protein, whose product MKPLTLIGAVAALSAAGSAFAAEGGVPFAASAKPAADPALHASLPEAIQKRGYLVAGTNPNTPPTTFYQADNKTLAGREIDIISAVADRLGLKLQMRDTGGFDNIIPGLKSGRYDAALANIDANKKRLEQVDFVGYYNASKLALIGRADANLGPFNSLDALCGQTVGAGAGTSQVTRLQQASEACVAAGKPAISVPIFPDRPAGVQAVISSRVPMFFGPYEGLRYQASQVKALSVAGEITIEDTIVAIALPKQSPLGEPIQAALNSLIKDGTYQQILDKWDIGFGAVQSAGRNEEIAK is encoded by the coding sequence ATGAAGCCTCTGACCTTGATCGGCGCCGTCGCCGCCCTCAGCGCCGCTGGCAGCGCCTTCGCTGCCGAAGGCGGCGTACCGTTCGCGGCCAGCGCCAAGCCTGCCGCGGACCCTGCGCTGCACGCCAGCCTGCCCGAAGCGATCCAGAAACGCGGCTACCTGGTGGCCGGGACCAACCCCAACACCCCGCCGACCACCTTCTACCAGGCCGACAACAAGACCCTGGCCGGGCGTGAAATCGACATCATCAGTGCCGTCGCCGACCGCCTGGGGCTCAAGCTGCAGATGCGCGACACCGGCGGCTTCGACAACATCATTCCGGGGCTCAAATCGGGCCGCTACGACGCGGCCCTGGCCAACATCGACGCCAACAAGAAGCGTCTCGAGCAGGTCGATTTCGTCGGTTACTACAACGCCTCGAAGCTGGCGCTGATCGGCCGCGCCGACGCCAACCTGGGGCCGTTCAACAGCCTCGACGCACTGTGCGGGCAAACCGTCGGCGCCGGCGCCGGCACCTCCCAGGTGACCCGCCTGCAACAAGCCAGCGAGGCCTGTGTGGCCGCCGGCAAGCCGGCCATCAGCGTGCCGATTTTCCCTGACCGCCCAGCCGGCGTGCAGGCGGTGATCAGCAGCCGTGTGCCGATGTTCTTCGGCCCCTACGAGGGCCTGCGTTACCAGGCCAGCCAGGTCAAGGCGCTGAGCGTGGCCGGGGAAATCACCATCGAGGACACCATCGTCGCCATCGCCCTGCCCAAGCAGTCGCCGCTGGGCGAGCCGATCCAGGCCGCGCTGAACTCGCTGATCAAGGACGGCACCTACCAGCAGATTCTGGATAAATGGGACATCGGCTTCGGCGCCGTGCAGTCGGCGGGCCGCAACGAAGAAATCGCCAAATGA
- a CDS encoding amino acid ABC transporter permease — protein sequence MTPRSDDDIAGLRIVGNRHWGRWASAVLVLLLLALVLHSMLENPRFEWDVVAANLTEESILNGVLMTIKLTAISVLFGFAGGTVLALMRLSSNPVLVSVSWAYTWFFRAVPMLVQLFLWYNIAALYPRLALSLPFVGEVWSAATNEVISPFSAAVLALVIHQSAYAAEIIRAGIQSVGAGQLEAAKALGYRPGQIFRQTVLPQAMRTILPPAGNEVIGQLKTTAVVSVIALQDVLYSAQIIYQRTYEVIPLLLVATAWYLLMTSLLSVLQHFVEVHFSRGNSQRRRNWLGRAVPRQESEA from the coding sequence ATGACGCCACGCTCCGACGACGACATCGCCGGCCTGCGCATCGTCGGCAACCGCCACTGGGGGCGTTGGGCCAGTGCCGTGCTGGTGTTGCTGCTGCTGGCGCTGGTGCTGCATTCGATGCTGGAGAACCCGCGTTTCGAGTGGGACGTGGTGGCTGCCAACCTCACCGAGGAATCGATCCTCAACGGCGTGCTGATGACCATCAAGCTCACCGCCATCTCGGTGCTGTTCGGCTTTGCCGGCGGTACCGTGCTGGCGCTGATGCGGCTGTCGTCCAACCCGGTGCTGGTCAGCGTCAGCTGGGCCTACACCTGGTTCTTCCGCGCCGTACCGATGCTGGTGCAGCTGTTTCTCTGGTACAACATCGCCGCGCTGTACCCGCGCCTGGCGCTGAGCCTGCCCTTCGTCGGCGAGGTCTGGAGCGCGGCCACCAACGAGGTGATCAGCCCGTTCAGCGCGGCGGTGCTGGCCCTGGTGATCCACCAGTCGGCGTATGCCGCCGAGATCATCCGCGCCGGCATCCAAAGCGTGGGCGCCGGTCAGCTGGAAGCGGCCAAGGCGCTGGGTTATCGGCCTGGGCAGATCTTCCGCCAGACCGTGCTGCCGCAGGCCATGCGCACCATTCTGCCGCCGGCGGGCAACGAGGTGATTGGGCAACTCAAGACCACCGCCGTGGTGTCGGTGATCGCCTTGCAGGACGTGCTGTATTCGGCGCAGATCATCTACCAGCGCACCTACGAGGTGATTCCGCTACTGCTGGTGGCCACCGCCTGGTACTTGCTGATGACCTCGCTGCTGTCGGTGCTGCAGCACTTCGTCGAGGTGCATTTCAGCCGCGGCAACAGTCAGCGCCGGCGCAACTGGTTGGGCCGCGCGGTGCCGCGTCAGGAGTCTGAAGCATGA
- a CDS encoding amino acid ABC transporter ATP-binding protein, whose translation MSEAIRLRGIHKQFSGNPVLKGIDLDIAAGSVTVILGPSGSGKSTLLRCINHLEKLDGGTVHVGDTLIGYQRKDQTLHELPEKRVAEQRQRIGMVFQQFNLFPHRTVLQNIVDAPLRIRGQKRAEVQARAMALLEQVGLAHRAQAWPRELSGGQQQRVAIARALAMQPEVMLFDEPTSALDPELVGEVLQVMKQLAHSGITMVVVTHEIGFAREVADNIVFMDQGQVVEAGDARRLLDNPQHPRLREFLASVL comes from the coding sequence ATGAGTGAAGCGATCCGCCTGCGCGGCATCCACAAGCAGTTCTCCGGCAACCCGGTGCTCAAGGGTATCGACCTGGACATCGCCGCCGGTTCGGTGACGGTGATCCTCGGGCCGTCCGGCTCGGGCAAGTCGACCTTGCTGCGCTGCATCAACCACCTGGAGAAACTCGACGGCGGCACCGTACACGTCGGCGATACGCTGATCGGCTATCAGCGCAAAGACCAGACACTGCATGAGCTGCCGGAAAAGCGCGTAGCCGAGCAGCGCCAGCGCATCGGCATGGTGTTCCAGCAATTCAACCTGTTCCCGCACCGCACGGTGTTGCAGAACATCGTCGACGCACCGCTGCGCATTCGCGGGCAAAAGCGCGCCGAGGTGCAGGCACGGGCCATGGCCTTGCTCGAACAGGTGGGTCTGGCGCACCGCGCCCAGGCCTGGCCGCGTGAGTTGTCGGGTGGTCAGCAGCAGCGCGTGGCGATCGCCCGTGCCCTGGCGATGCAGCCTGAGGTGATGCTGTTCGACGAGCCCACCTCGGCCCTCGACCCGGAACTGGTCGGCGAGGTGTTGCAGGTGATGAAGCAGTTGGCCCACTCGGGCATCACCATGGTGGTGGTCACCCACGAGATCGGCTTCGCCCGCGAGGTGGCCGACAACATCGTGTTCATGGACCAGGGCCAGGTGGTCGAAGCCGGTGATGCACGTCGTTTGCTGGACAACCCGCAGCATCCGCGATTGCGGGAGTTTCTGGCGAGTGTGTTGTAG
- a CDS encoding methyl-accepting chemotaxis protein: MQARLRETLQQIAGSATQLASAAEELNSVTDEGARGLAQQNAEIQQAATAVTEMTSAVEEVARNAVSTSQASAEASRSAGDGRDLVLETVSAIERMSGDVQATGKLVEDLAGQSRDIGKVLDVIRGLADQTNLLALNAAIEAARAGEAGRGFAVVADEVRALAHRTQQSTSDIERMIGSIQGGTEHAVESMRTSTERAESTLNMARGAGLALDTIAGAVSQINERNLVIASAAEEQAQVAREVDRNLVNINDLSVQSAAGAHQTTAASAELSRLAVDLNTMVGRFRT; the protein is encoded by the coding sequence ATGCAGGCGCGTCTGCGCGAAACCTTGCAGCAGATCGCCGGCTCGGCCACGCAACTGGCCTCTGCCGCAGAAGAGCTCAACAGCGTCACCGATGAAGGCGCGCGCGGCCTTGCCCAGCAAAACGCCGAAATCCAGCAGGCCGCTACCGCTGTGACGGAAATGACCAGCGCCGTGGAAGAGGTGGCGCGCAACGCCGTGAGCACCTCCCAGGCCTCCGCCGAAGCCAGCCGCTCGGCCGGTGATGGCCGTGACCTGGTGCTGGAGACGGTCAGCGCCATCGAACGCATGAGCGGTGATGTGCAGGCGACCGGCAAGCTGGTCGAGGATCTGGCCGGGCAGTCGCGTGACATCGGCAAGGTGCTCGATGTGATCCGCGGTCTGGCTGACCAGACCAACCTGCTGGCGCTCAACGCTGCCATCGAAGCCGCACGCGCCGGGGAGGCGGGCCGTGGCTTTGCCGTGGTGGCCGATGAAGTCCGCGCGCTGGCCCATCGCACGCAGCAGTCGACCAGCGACATCGAACGCATGATCGGCAGCATCCAGGGCGGCACCGAGCATGCCGTGGAGTCGATGCGCACCAGCACCGAGCGCGCCGAGTCAACGTTGAACATGGCCCGTGGCGCCGGTCTGGCGCTGGACACCATCGCTGGCGCGGTGTCGCAGATCAACGAACGCAACCTGGTGATCGCCAGCGCTGCCGAAGAACAGGCTCAGGTCGCCCGGGAAGTGGACCGCAACCTGGTCAACATCAATGACCTGTCGGTACAAAGCGCCGCTGGCGCCCACCAGACCACTGCCGCCAGCGCCGAGCTGTCGCGCCTGGCCGTTGACCTCAACACGATGGTCGGTCGTTTCCGTACCTGA
- a CDS encoding SDR family oxidoreductase, producing MSLIPYLDEPAEVLIAGASRGIGLALCRTLLARDDVARVWAVSRRASEEAALAQLAAAYGERLQRLDCDARDEEQLATLGKTVAGHCPHLHLVLCSLGTLHQDGAVAEKSLAQLDLAGLHSSFASNAFAPILLLKHLMPLLRGQPSTFAALSARVGSIGDNRLGGWYSYRASKAALNQLLRSASIELARLNRQSTVLALHPGTTDTELSQPFQGNVPPGKLFEPEFTAQRLLALIAEHGPTDSGSFWAWDGQRIEW from the coding sequence GTGTCGCTGATCCCTTATCTAGATGAACCTGCCGAGGTGCTGATCGCCGGCGCCAGCCGCGGTATCGGACTGGCGCTGTGCCGCACATTACTGGCCCGTGACGATGTAGCCAGGGTCTGGGCCGTGTCGCGGCGCGCCAGTGAAGAGGCCGCGCTGGCCCAGCTGGCCGCCGCATACGGCGAGCGCCTGCAACGGCTCGACTGCGATGCCCGCGATGAAGAGCAACTGGCCACGCTGGGCAAGACGGTCGCCGGGCACTGCCCGCACCTGCACCTGGTGCTGTGCAGCCTGGGCACCCTGCATCAGGATGGCGCGGTGGCGGAGAAATCCCTGGCGCAACTGGATTTGGCCGGGCTGCACAGCAGCTTTGCCAGCAATGCGTTTGCGCCCATCCTGCTGCTCAAGCACCTGATGCCTTTGCTGCGCGGCCAGCCCAGCACCTTTGCCGCACTGTCGGCACGGGTCGGCTCGATCGGCGACAACCGCCTCGGCGGCTGGTACAGCTACCGCGCCAGCAAGGCCGCGCTGAACCAGTTGCTGCGCAGCGCCAGCATCGAACTGGCCCGGCTGAACCGCCAGTCCACCGTGCTGGCCCTGCACCCCGGCACCACCGATACCGAGTTGTCGCAGCCGTTCCAGGGCAATGTCCCGCCAGGCAAACTGTTCGAGCCCGAGTTCACTGCCCAACGTCTGCTAGCGCTGATCGCCGAGCACGGGCCGACGGACAGTGGCTCGTTTTGGGCGTGGGATGGGCAGCGGATCGAGTGGTGA
- a CDS encoding sterol desaturase family protein yields MNTFLRYCFAPSLFGLSIGLAVWLLDTHQAHPLWLLAVLLSALAVNLWVERRIPFRPRWNQDHHDTWRDTLHALTIEGGNVLFLLGLSALGGHVTLWALWPAHWPLALQLLLALVCADLGITLVHWASHRSARLWRLHAVHHSVERMYGFNGWMKHPLHQALEACGGVLPLLLLGMGEEVAVLLAFSVAIQLLLQHSNADIAWCGPASVMAWAPVHRWHHLRYGRAGDVNFGLFFTLWDRLLGTWFAADPEALAEDDLGIGSQPNYPRGYLQQLLAPWQRLPHQPCPPLPARLRSVDQAHAAHAQVGANAQQAAHAARQVGAVGKAGRVGGDGQAASSEHLP; encoded by the coding sequence ATGAACACCTTCCTGCGTTACTGCTTCGCCCCGTCGCTGTTCGGCCTGAGCATCGGCCTGGCCGTCTGGCTGCTCGATACCCACCAGGCCCATCCCCTGTGGCTGCTGGCCGTATTGCTGAGCGCCCTGGCCGTGAACCTGTGGGTGGAGCGGCGCATCCCGTTTCGCCCGCGCTGGAATCAGGATCACCACGACACCTGGCGCGACACCTTGCATGCGCTGACCATCGAAGGCGGCAACGTGCTGTTCTTGCTGGGGCTGTCGGCGCTGGGCGGGCACGTCACGCTCTGGGCGCTGTGGCCGGCGCACTGGCCGCTTGCGCTGCAACTGCTGCTGGCGTTGGTCTGCGCCGACCTGGGCATCACCCTGGTGCACTGGGCCAGCCACCGCTCGGCGCGGCTGTGGCGCTTGCATGCCGTGCACCATAGCGTCGAGCGCATGTACGGCTTCAACGGCTGGATGAAGCACCCCTTGCACCAAGCCCTCGAAGCCTGCGGCGGCGTGCTGCCGCTGTTGCTGCTGGGCATGGGCGAAGAGGTGGCCGTGCTGCTGGCCTTCAGCGTGGCGATTCAATTGCTGCTGCAGCACAGCAATGCCGACATCGCCTGGTGCGGCCCGGCAAGCGTCATGGCCTGGGCGCCGGTGCACCGTTGGCACCACCTGCGCTATGGCCGTGCCGGGGATGTCAATTTCGGGTTGTTCTTCACTCTTTGGGATCGCCTGCTGGGCACCTGGTTCGCCGCCGACCCTGAGGCACTGGCCGAGGATGACCTGGGCATCGGCAGCCAGCCGAACTACCCGCGCGGGTATCTGCAACAGTTGCTGGCGCCGTGGCAGCGTTTGCCCCATCAGCCGTGCCCACCGTTGCCCGCTCGGCTGCGCTCAGTCGACCAGGCGCACGCTGCCCATGCTCAGGTCGGCGCGAATGCCCAGCAGGCGGCGCACGCTGCGCGACAGGTGGGCGCCGTCGGCAAAGCCGGCCGCGTGGGCGGCGACGGTCAGGCTGCATCCAGCGAGCACCTCCCGTAG
- a CDS encoding dihydrodipicolinate synthase family protein has product MSSAPIRGVIGYTITPFTAHGALDLEALGRSIERMIDAGVHAIAPLGSTGEGAYLNDSEWEQVVRYSLATIAGRVPTVVSVSDLTTARTVQRARLAAECGATAVMVLPVSYWKLTDAEIVQHYKAIGAAIDIPIMLYNNPGTSGTDLSVEVILRILAEVDNVTMVKESTGDIQRMHRLHTASAGRVAFYNGCNPLTLEALVAGASGWCTAAPNLIPALNLALWQAVQDGALEQARSLFYQQYALLDYITRRGLPSTVKAGLAMTGLVVGAPRLPLQVLEAPEQAHLRRLLSALDVELLAEAKD; this is encoded by the coding sequence ATGTCTAGTGCTCCAATCCGCGGCGTCATCGGCTACACCATCACCCCCTTCACCGCCCACGGTGCCCTCGACCTGGAAGCCCTCGGCCGCTCCATCGAGCGCATGATCGACGCCGGCGTTCACGCCATCGCTCCCTTGGGCAGCACCGGCGAAGGCGCCTACCTCAACGACAGCGAATGGGAGCAGGTGGTGCGCTACAGCCTGGCGACCATCGCCGGGCGCGTGCCGACGGTGGTCAGCGTGTCCGACCTGACCACCGCGCGCACCGTGCAGCGTGCACGCTTGGCCGCCGAGTGCGGCGCGACTGCAGTGATGGTGCTGCCGGTGTCGTACTGGAAACTCACCGACGCCGAGATCGTCCAGCACTACAAGGCCATCGGCGCGGCCATCGATATCCCGATCATGCTCTACAACAACCCCGGCACCAGCGGCACCGACCTCTCGGTGGAGGTGATCCTGCGCATTCTGGCCGAGGTCGACAACGTCACCATGGTCAAGGAGAGCACCGGTGACATCCAGCGCATGCACCGCCTGCACACCGCGAGCGCGGGCCGGGTGGCGTTCTACAACGGCTGCAACCCGCTGACCCTCGAAGCGCTGGTGGCTGGCGCCAGCGGCTGGTGCACGGCGGCGCCGAACCTGATTCCGGCGCTCAACCTGGCGCTCTGGCAGGCGGTGCAGGACGGCGCGCTGGAACAGGCGCGCAGCCTGTTCTACCAGCAATACGCGCTGCTCGACTACATCACCCGCCGCGGCCTGCCGAGCACGGTCAAGGCCGGCCTTGCGATGACCGGCCTGGTGGTCGGCGCCCCACGCCTGCCGCTGCAAGTGCTCGAAGCGCCTGAACAGGCGCACTTGCGCAGGCTGCTATCGGCACTCGACGTCGAGTTGCTGGCCGAGGCCAAAGACTGA